CAATTATTCTttatcctttatatatatattctgggtTGTGGATAAATGGCGGTTAATCTGAGGAGCAGCCCCAGGTTATGAGTTACTGATAAAAAAAGCACATTGTTTTAGGTGTATTGGGTTGCCAATGCAGGATGCCTTGGCGAGTAGGGAGAGACTGCAGACAAGAATCCAAATCTCAAATAATTGTCAGGAAGACTTAGGGGTTGTCCAGCTGCTGAAATTAGAAGTTGCTGAGAGCTAAGCctaatgtgttatttttttttaattgtaataaatgtctatttttaaaaaacaacaactgtaTCTACTAAATTGAGAACTGGAATAACTGCCATGAATAATCCAGTTCTGAAAACTTTAGGGATGGTGTTATCCTCTTTGTTTTTTCCAAACTAGCTATTCTGTAAAAGTCTTACACCGAGTAATTTATGCAAGATTTACAGAATCTTCATACAGTATGTCTGACTCCTCCAGAAGCCCTGAAGCACACACAGCAGCCCAGCTGCTGGGTGCCTGGGAAGAAAGGCATTCTCTCCGTCCTCTGCCACGGCTCCACTGTGGTTTCCTAGGGTTTCCCCTTTTACCAGACAGaccaggaaggaggaagagggacaTTCAGCCTCAGGGCTGCTGAACTCCAGCACCTCAGAGTAGACAGGCTTCAGCCAAAAGGAAACACACCCTGGCTTCTAGATCCACACCAGACTTCTCCCTACACTTTCAGGGACCTTCCTGAGAACTCTTTTTTAAATGATCACTAGTGTGAGGAATTCATAAAACCACAGATCATAAGGAAATAAAGTTAAATGCAGAACCCAGTTTTAGCCTGCTTAGGAGATTGGTTTTATTAGATTGAATGAGCTGCGATAGATGCTTTCCTAAGTCAAGtacgtgtgtgcttagttgctcggtgtgtccagctctttggaccccatggactgtagcccatcaggctcctctctccatgggattctccaggcaagaatactggagtgggttgccatgccctcctccaggggtcttcctgacccaggagtcaaacccaagtctcttgcatctcctgcattagcaggcagattctttttttactgctgcgccatctgggaagcctttcaTAAGTTAAGAAAAACCAAATATTGGTAAATTCACTGATTCAAGCGATATTCAGAAATCCTTCAATTATGGattctctgtcttctcttccaAACTTTAACCTACGCCTGATCTTACTCTTTGGCTCCTCAGAATTCACCTTCAAATTCCACTCTCTGTCTTGAagccaggcttcccaagtggctcagttgataaagagtccacttgcagtgcaggagacgcaagcaGATGCAAGTTtcccaggtcagaaagatcccctggaggagggaatgacaacctcctccagtattcttgcctggagaatcccatggacagaggagcctggcaagctacaggccataggtcacacagagttaaacctgactgtgcaactgaacatgTATGCACATCCTGAAGCCAGTTGAGTCCCTGCTAAGTTTCTCTAGTTAACCCAAAGTCCATTCCATGAAAGttcattgaacatcttttctgaACCATGGACTGAACAAACTGCTGCTTATATGAGGGCAGAGGGAAGTCTGTCCTTACCTTTGTGGAGCTCATAGAAGAGGGAGAatgggttttaaaaatatgtgtgatCAATCTGGTGATATAAATATGTCCAAAGTGCTATAGAGAATAGAGGAGCATCATGCTTGGGGAAGAAATGAGGAAGGTTTCAAAGAAGAGTCAATATTTGGACTTTGCCTGAAGGATGTATAAGATTTCCTGAACAAGCTAGGGCAGGAAAGTATCATAGGCAGGCAAATGCAAGTCCTAGAGTCTGGGCAGATAAAGAGAGACGCATGTTCTGAGAAAGGGCCAATAGTTTAAAAGGGCTCAGTGATAGGAAGCAAGGACATATGTGGCGATGGTGTCAGATCttatagccatttccttcctttatcATGCGGGTGAGCCACAGACATTTTCCTAATCAGGGAAAGAACATGTTTGTTCTTGATGctcatttttgaaatataattttgcaAACTTCAAGAGAGCTTGTTCTCTTTCAGTGATTTGTGAGACTAGAAGGGAGGATCAAAGAAAATGAGTAGGACATGTaggctttaaaaattatctttaggacttccctggtggtccagaggtaaagaatctacctgccaacgcaggggacacgagtttgatggctggtctgggaagattgcacATGTTGTGGGGTAACCAAgatcacgtgccacaactacggaagcccatgtgtctagagcctgtgcttctcgacaagagaagcctccacaatgagaagcctgcacagcacaatgatgagtagcccccacttgccacaaccagagaaagcctgtgagaagcaacaaagacctagcacatgcatgcatgccaaggtgcttcagtcatgtccaactctttgtgaccctacagactgtagcccaccaggctcgtctgtcccgtgggattgtccaggcaagaatactggagtgggtttccatgccctccagaggatcttcctgacccagggatcgaacccgtgtctccagtggctcctgcactacaggcggattctttgtgACTGAGATACTGGGGAAGTCCCCAAGTCTCAGCGCGGCcaacaataaatgaataaataaataataaaaatactttatatataaaataatatttttattgttttctctgcTTGCAAAAGAAATATAGATTCATTCTAAGCAACTCCAACATTATAGAAATATACAACATAGAAACCAACTGCTGTAATCCAAACTCCCAGACCCAAACACACTGTTACTACACCAATGTGCTGGTCTAGGTTCCTTTAGACTCTTATTTCAATGTACAAACCAAAATACAATTTTCTCCATACCAGTTAATAAATACACAGCAAGCTCAGTTTTAATGGctatgtaatattccattgtgttaatGTACTGTGATTTAGTAGATCAATCCTTACTTTGTGGGCATTTgagctgttttcagttttttaggaTTATAAACAATGCCAGGATGAACACCATTTTTACATAAATCTTTCCAAAATGTGTTTCTATAGGATACATTCTTAGAACTCTTTCAAGGAACTGACATGAAGAAatgataatttttcattttaatagataTTGCCGAATTGCCATTATAAaggttgtatcaatttatatcCTAACGGTATATGTAGGTCCCAATCTCCCTAGGAGTGGGTGGGGCTCTACAGGCAGTCTGTTCTAATCAGAGAGACTGCAGAACCTCGAAACACTTCATTCAGTTCTGTGAATGTCTGTAGTTCACATGTCCCTGGGGTGTCTAATAAATTAACATGAAGAGCAGCTCGAAGGTTTGCCCAAAAGAGGCCACATTTACGCCTATCCTGGGGCCATTCCAAGTATGCCTTCTTTTCCATGAGAGCTTTCAGCTTAGGATATCTGGTAGGGATGCAGTAAAGTGGAATGGGTTCCAGTAAGATAAGAATTATGTAATCAAGACTTTCATGGAAGAGACTGCAGTGAGCAAAGTAGGGTTCATAATGGCACCATTCAGTCTGGACAAAGCTGGGAGACAAAACAAAGATGGACTTGTAGCTTTTCTCAATGCAGTTTATGGTATCTTCAGTCATGCTCTGGCCAGGGTCAGAGTTTCCCTCATGAAGGCAAATCAGAACAGAACCATCTTCTTTCTCTAGACTGGGAATCAATTCATACTTCACCCAGGCAGAATCGTGTTCACTGTATGAAATAAATACATGGAATTGGACACTTCTTTTGAGTTGCTCCTGAGTTGTCTTCCTAACCCTGAGCCATGTCTGAGTCCATTGACATAGCATTCTGAGATACCAGGGCAAATCAAAGTGGAGGCAGCAGAAGGCCACAGCCATACCCAGAACGAGcatgataaccacaatggtgacAATCAGCAAACCTGTGTTGCAGGATATTTCTGGAAGATGAACATCCTTTAACTGAGTGCCCTTTAGATTCGAAGGGTATTCACAGATGTATGAATCTGACCATCCAACCATCATGCCCTCTGAGTATTTTCCAAGCTGAATGAAATCTCTTAATTCACAAGTACACCGGAATGGATTTCTTCCTGCATTTAGAGTTTTAACTTCCTGGCAGCTCTGGAAAAAATCCAGAGATGAGCTGAGAATTAAGTTCATTTCAACGTTCAGAACTAAGAGTCTTCTGAAATGACTGCACCCAGGAAGATCAGTTAGAAAATTAAATGCAAGATTTAACTCTCGCAAAGATGTCAGGTGAGTAATCTCTTTAGGGACAGTTTGAATTTTGTTGCTATTCAGGTCCAGTATTTGAATGTTTCTAGGCAAGCACCTGAAAACAGAATCAGCAAATTTGTTGAACGACAAGTTCATGGTGACCAAGGTTTCTGGCCACAAGCAATTTTCGTCATTTTCATGTTGTAACAGATTTTCACTCAGATCTAAGTGCCTCAAGGATGTGTTGCTGGCAAAGTAACTCACTAAGGAAAGTGTCTCCAATTTATTGTCCTTCAAGATGAGAGTTTTCAAATGAGGCAATTGGATAGATTTTTTAAACACATCATCTGTTAAGATATTATTAGCAAAATTTAAATATTGGAATCTTGTAGGATACATGGGGAACAGCATGTGAGGCATTTGTGCATCTGATATTGTCAGGTTTTCTATATCCATTTTGGTAAAAAGCAAGTAGACGCTCTCCTGGGGgatattaaaaattctaaaatgtacATGTTCCAGTTTTATAGTTCTCATTACAGTATTTGAGTAGTCAAACGAATTGTGGTCAAGATAAACCTTACCTCCAAAGGTCACATGTTGAATCTGGAAGTACTCTACTGACGTATGCCAAACCAATTGGAAGATGAGGAAAAGATCATCCCAGGATAAGTCAACTTTATTAAGTAACAGAATGGATGTCTTGGCATTCTCTAAAATAAGATTTTGTTGAGACCCATAACTTGTAAACTGGCTCTTTTGCAAATCTATATTAGTGACTTCtaatatttttgaagttttgaTTCCATCATGCAAAAGAACCCAGAAATTTGTGTTCACTGGTAACACAATATGAAGTTTTGTTGTGTTTAAGATGGGCAGGCTACCTTCTTCATAATGAGATAGAGTTCTCAATCCTAAGAACACAGTATTTAGATGGAAATGAGCAATTTTCTGaaaatctgatttttgtatttttgccCCACTCAAACCTAGGGTTTCCAGGTGTGACATGTTGCCAGTCTCCACGCAAATAGGCACGGTGTCAAAGTCATTGAAGGACAGATCTAAGTGTCTGAGACCCGCCAGTGAGAACCAGGCTACACTCTTCAGTCTGTTGTTAGACACGTCTAAGTATCTTAACTCCTTGTTGAATTCAAAGGTCTTGATATCCAGCTCTTGGATTCTGTTGTGGCATAGAATCAGAACTTTCAGTTTAGAGATAGAATGAAAATCTGAATGCTGGAGTTGAGAAAGGAGATTATAGGACAAATCCAGTGTGGTTGTAATTGGGGTCAAGTCTTCAGGAACCTTTCTTAAAGACATGCTGGAGAAGTTGGCAGTCAATTCTCTTTCTTCTGGCAGCTCTGAAGCCCCACTAAGCACAGACGTAACAATACTACAAAATATGTAAATGCTTCTGATATGTCTCATTGTAATTCCAAGGATTTTATCACTGGTTCACCTCAGATGAATTTTATCACACATTACCTCACATGAACGAGGAAGATGAATTCAAATCCTGGGAAGACAACATACTGTTAGGTGGTTATATGATTTGTTAAACCCTGTAGGACTTTTCTTTAATGCCAACATCTGATTATATTCACCAAGAATTTGGAATAGGGTCCCAACCCATTTACTGAATCTTTGACTTCATCTCAGAGGTTGGCTCATAGTTTTCCAAGCCAGTTGCTGTGTTACACCCCCATCAGTGAGACAAGTCAAGATTCCCCAAAGGGAGATAGATACCTCATAATTGGCAGAAGTGCCTCTCACCCAGTTCAAACAAGGAACAGCATTGCCAGGTCATGTTCAAcaatccccaccaccaccaccactacattCCTTTCCAATAGCCTGAAAGCTTTAGGaagatttaaagaaatttttaaaaattaagacaaaagggaaggtacagagatttttcCATATCCCTCCTGCCCCAACACATGCACAGCCTGCCCCATTATCAACCCCTCCCCCCAATCAGAGTGATGCATTTGTTACAATTGCTGGACCTACACTGACTCATCACtgtcacccaaagtccatagtttatgcTATGCTTAATTCTTGGTGGTGTACATTCTAAGGTTTTGGACAAATGCATGATGACATATATCCATCTTGTCTGGTAGCATCTCCACACCACATTGACTCTCCTGCAAATGAGCCAGTGGCCATTTGATGTCTTTTTGGACAGCAGCTACCATTCACTGATATTCCATACACTGACCCTTAAAACCACTGCCTTGTAAGGTAAGTGCTATCACTATTCAGCCTTTATAGGTATAGAATGTGGTTCTTAAAGAACCTGTGGTTCTTAAAGAGGTCCTGAAACTGCACCACAGTCACAAACTTAATTCACGGTGAGGGCAGAACCTGGGCTCTTAACCACTCTGCTATCTTGTCTTCCTAGGATGAGTCAAGATAAatctgctttcaaatatgctatTAATACATGAATCATGATAAAATTGTATCTCTCTAGGTCATATTGATTCTTCAATGTTCCCTTAAACACAGTTCAAGAAATCCAGCAATTAAATCTGCAAGTGCTGCCCGACTTAGGTTTTAGATCAGTTACTTACAAGGACTGACTTGGATGAAGCCATTTAGTTAAGCACTGTCTTGTTGAAGCTACCATATTTAGGAGTCACTTGTTGTAGCTCCCTACCTATGTTCTACCTAATGTATTGATACTATTGCA
This window of the Capra hircus breed San Clemente chromosome 6, ASM170441v1, whole genome shotgun sequence genome carries:
- the TLR10 gene encoding toll-like receptor 10, whose product is MRHIRSIYIFCSIVTSVLSGASELPEERELTANFSSMSLRKVPEDLTPITTTLDLSYNLLSQLQHSDFHSISKLKVLILCHNRIQELDIKTFEFNKELRYLDVSNNRLKSVAWFSLAGLRHLDLSFNDFDTVPICVETGNMSHLETLGLSGAKIQKSDFQKIAHFHLNTVFLGLRTLSHYEEGSLPILNTTKLHIVLPVNTNFWVLLHDGIKTSKILEVTNIDLQKSQFTSYGSQQNLILENAKTSILLLNKVDLSWDDLFLIFQLVWHTSVEYFQIQHVTFGGKVYLDHNSFDYSNTVMRTIKLEHVHFRIFNIPQESVYLLFTKMDIENLTISDAQMPHMLFPMYPTRFQYLNFANNILTDDVFKKSIQLPHLKTLILKDNKLETLSLVSYFASNTSLRHLDLSENLLQHENDENCLWPETLVTMNLSFNKFADSVFRCLPRNIQILDLNSNKIQTVPKEITHLTSLRELNLAFNFLTDLPGCSHFRRLLVLNVEMNLILSSSLDFFQSCQEVKTLNAGRNPFRCTCELRDFIQLGKYSEGMMVGWSDSYICEYPSNLKGTQLKDVHLPEISCNTGLLIVTIVVIMLVLGMAVAFCCLHFDLPWYLRMLCQWTQTWLRVRKTTQEQLKRSVQFHVFISYSEHDSAWVKYELIPSLEKEDGSVLICLHEGNSDPGQSMTEDTINCIEKSYKSIFVLSPSFVQTEWCHYEPYFAHCSLFHESLDYIILILLEPIPLYCIPTRYPKLKALMEKKAYLEWPQDRRKCGLFWANLRAALHVNLLDTPGTCELQTFTELNEVFRGSAVSLIRTDCL